One window from the genome of Montipora foliosa isolate CH-2021 chromosome 5, ASM3666993v2, whole genome shotgun sequence encodes:
- the LOC138002883 gene encoding somatostatin receptor type 2-like — protein MADSNNFYFAFKFIMIACIPFYIFGFIGNILIIRIVYKTREMHTTTNYLLANLAASDLVVILMSSFYSVCFGGPDFVASVNDDFAKFSFTFIVVLHISVTSSVLTLTLLAVERYHAILKPFWSNSRLHEESIKRAIFVIWFLSIVIGFPGFFLVRSSKEHLCIGSSGVAIYFLINSTFTAYIPAVVFLFCYGSLIKGLYFSGTILAENTNEDNSEKRKLIVTFILATIGFLIGYGPIVVLDTVCLGMEINDELFLKLFDIFILLFDIILCLNPVLYAFRSSNFKEGFKRVLFSRCLRSSTQQNENQLA, from the coding sequence ATGGCTGATTCCAATAACTTTTACTTTGCCTTCAAGTTCATCATGATTGCGTGCATTCCATTTTATATCTTTGGCTTCATTGGCAATATATTAATCATTCGAATTGTCTACAAGACACGAGAAATGCATACGACAACGAATTATCTCTTAGCGAACTTGGCGGCAAGCGATTTAGTTGTCATCTTGATGTCTTCGTTTTATTCGGTGTGCTTTGGTGGTCCTGATTTCGTAGCATCAGTGAACGACGACTTCGCCAAATTCTCTTTTACGTTTATTGTTGTTCTGCACATTTCGGTAACTTCTTCAGTCTTAACTCTCACACTACTGGCAGTGGAAAGGTATCATGCCATACTGAAACCTTTTTGGTCGAATTCACGCTTGCACGAAGAGAGTATCAAAAGAGCAATCTTTGTCATTTGGTTTTTAAGCATTGTCATCGGTTTTCCAGGATTCTTCCTTGTAAGGAGCAGCAAAGAACATTTATGCATTGGTTCATCGGGAGTCGCAATTTATTTCCTCATAAATTCAACGTTCACTGCATACATTCCCGCAGTGGTGTTCCTATTTTGTTATGGATCCCTGATAAAAGGATTGTATTTTTCCGGCACGATATTGGCCGAAAATACTAACGAAGACaattctgaaaaaaggaaactaattgTCACCTTTATACTGGCAACAATTGGATTTCTTATTGGTTACGGACCGATCGTTGTACTAGACACTGTTTGCCTCGGGATGGAGATAAACGATGAATTGTTCCTAAAACTTTTCGATATCTTCATTTTGCTATTTGACATTATTTTATGTCTTAATCCCGTATTATACGCTTTTCGCAGTTCAAATTTTAAGGAGGGATTCAAGCGAGTATTGTTCTCTCGGTGTTTACGGTCATCAACACAGCAGAATGAGAATCAGTTGGCATAA